One window from the genome of Campylobacter concisus encodes:
- a CDS encoding DUF2625 family protein, with the protein MSLDESMVQSELLGLQVTTRSHMGALVYECSNIVRWLAAPTWFRMRADKAWNL; encoded by the coding sequence TTGTCTCTTGATGAAAGCATGGTGCAAAGCGAGCTTTTAGGACTTCAAGTAACTACTCGCTCGCATATGGGAGCGCTTGTTTATGAGTGTAGCAACATTGTGAGGTGGTTGGCCGCGCCTACTTGGTTCAGGATGCGAGCAGATAAAGCGTGGAATTTATAG
- the fabI gene encoding enoyl-ACP reductase FabI codes for MILKGKKGLIIGVANAKSIAYGIAKACCDQGAQMAFTYLNDALKKRVEPIAEEFGSKFVYELDVNNQAHLDGLAGQIKKDLGEIDFVVHAVAYAPKEALEGEFVNTSKEAFDIAMGTSVYSLLSLTRAVLPVLKEGGSVLTLTYLGGPKFVPHYNVMGVAKAALESSVRYLAHDLGAKNIRVNAISAGPIKTLAASGIGDFRMILRYNEVNSPLKRNVTTEDVGNSAMYLLSDLASGVTGEVHYVDCGYNIMGMGDVATDAEGNTILAWDAK; via the coding sequence ATGATACTAAAAGGTAAAAAAGGTCTAATCATCGGCGTTGCTAACGCTAAGTCAATAGCTTATGGCATTGCAAAAGCTTGCTGCGATCAAGGTGCGCAGATGGCATTTACATATCTAAATGACGCTCTTAAAAAGCGCGTAGAGCCGATCGCAGAGGAGTTTGGTAGCAAATTTGTTTACGAACTTGATGTGAATAATCAGGCACATTTAGATGGGCTTGCTGGTCAAATCAAAAAAGACCTTGGCGAGATCGATTTTGTTGTGCATGCAGTGGCTTACGCACCAAAAGAAGCGCTTGAGGGTGAGTTTGTAAACACGAGCAAAGAAGCCTTTGATATAGCGATGGGTACTAGTGTTTATTCGCTACTAAGCCTTACTCGTGCGGTTTTGCCAGTGCTAAAAGAGGGTGGCTCGGTGCTTACTCTTACATACCTTGGTGGACCAAAATTTGTGCCACACTACAACGTAATGGGCGTTGCTAAAGCAGCACTTGAAAGCTCGGTTCGCTACCTAGCGCACGACCTTGGTGCTAAAAATATCCGCGTAAATGCAATCAGTGCAGGCCCTATCAAAACGCTTGCTGCAAGCGGTATAGGCGATTTTAGGATGATTTTACGCTATAACGAAGTAAATAGCCCGCTAAAACGCAACGTCACGACTGAAGATGTCGGTAACAGTGCTATGTATCTGCTTAGTGACCTAGCTAGCGGTGTAACAGGCGAAGTTCACTACGTAGACTGCGGCTATAACATCATGGGCATGGGCGACGTGGCTACCGACGCCGAAGGTAACACGATCCTAGCTTGGGACGCAAAATAA